The Staphylococcus sp. KG4-3 genome has a window encoding:
- a CDS encoding bifunctional precorrin-2 dehydrogenase/sirohydrochlorin ferrochelatase — MYPIQLNVTNKQIVIIGGGKIAYRKLMQILKEDACSVMIISKKFLPQFFEIEHPKVKLLTKCYDKNDIKNASLIIAATDDSKVNDQIKIDAKEHQLVNHASDQRQSDFFNMLEIEFEDIKICLRSNGNDCVKVKQISQAIQTYLTEAYKEDKHD, encoded by the coding sequence ATGTATCCTATTCAACTTAACGTAACCAATAAACAAATTGTCATTATAGGTGGAGGCAAGATTGCATATAGAAAACTAATGCAAATATTAAAAGAAGATGCTTGTTCAGTAATGATTATTAGTAAAAAATTTTTACCTCAATTTTTTGAGATTGAACATCCTAAAGTAAAGCTATTAACAAAATGTTATGACAAAAATGATATTAAAAATGCATCTTTGATTATAGCTGCTACTGATGATTCAAAGGTTAATGACCAAATAAAAATAGATGCAAAGGAGCACCAACTTGTTAATCATGCAAGTGATCAGAGACAGTCCGATTTCTTTAATATGTTGGAGATAGAATTTGAAGATATAAAAATTTGTTTGAGATCAAATGGAAATGATTGTGTAAAAGTGAAGCAAATATCACAAGCAATACAAACTTATTTAACAGAGGCTTATAAGGAGGATAAACATGACTAA
- a CDS encoding GntR family transcriptional regulator, with protein MLKYEQIAQKINIFIEEGHFQAGDKLPSVETLKEQYQVSKSTVIKALEVLEKRGFIYQARGSGIYVRNKQREGYLNLFSTGGFSDEIVGLEVTNKVLKVEEVIPPESVQQKLKLKGEVSVYLLERIVYVNGDILCYEKSYFNKDIVLFLNESIAEHSIFNYLEQHLKVKIGFSDIYFTVDKLNAWDAEKLELVEGDPCLNYEQVFYTTTGIPFDCSHLHYHYQNAYFYIPSQK; from the coding sequence ATGCTCAAGTATGAACAGATTGCGCAAAAGATTAATATATTTATAGAAGAAGGGCATTTTCAAGCAGGGGATAAATTACCAAGTGTTGAAACTTTAAAAGAGCAATACCAAGTGAGTAAAAGTACAGTAATTAAAGCTTTAGAAGTACTTGAGAAAAGAGGATTTATATATCAAGCTCGGGGTAGCGGCATTTATGTACGTAATAAACAAAGAGAAGGCTACCTAAATCTATTCTCTACTGGAGGATTTAGTGATGAGATTGTAGGTCTTGAAGTGACTAATAAAGTCTTGAAAGTAGAAGAAGTGATCCCACCTGAAAGTGTTCAACAAAAATTAAAACTAAAAGGTGAGGTATCAGTTTATTTACTAGAGCGTATCGTATACGTAAATGGCGATATTCTTTGTTATGAAAAATCATATTTTAATAAAGATATCGTATTATTTTTAAATGAGTCGATTGCAGAACATTCTATTTTTAATTATTTAGAGCAACATTTAAAAGTTAAAATCGGTTTTTCGGATATTTATTTTACCGTAGACAAATTAAATGCGTGGGATGCAGAGAAGTTGGAGTTAGTAGAAGGAGATCCTTGTTTAAATTATGAACAAGTATTTTATACAACGACAGGGATTCCATTTGATTGTTCTCATTTACATTACCATTATCAAAATGCCTATTTTTATATACCTTCGCAAAAATAA
- a CDS encoding GNAT family N-acetyltransferase, which yields MSDYNIRVAVESDAEVIQELMYEAFTPLRELGIDWPSVNANVDLVKKNIITSTTFVLENKSEIISTITVRYPWEGKRRISHYPFVWWFATKPSYDGKGYGSKLLNYVEETFLRDTLKAPAVTLGTSARKHPWLLDIYKKRGYEVYAEHESDDGDLGVIMRKVLIPERFDEEVLGMPPFH from the coding sequence ATGTCTGATTATAATATAAGAGTTGCGGTAGAATCCGATGCGGAAGTAATACAAGAGCTAATGTATGAAGCATTTACACCGTTAAGAGAGTTAGGTATTGATTGGCCATCTGTTAATGCCAATGTAGATTTGGTCAAAAAAAATATCATTACAAGTACGACATTTGTATTGGAAAATAAGTCGGAAATTATTTCAACAATTACGGTTCGTTATCCTTGGGAAGGTAAACGTCGTATTTCTCATTATCCATTCGTTTGGTGGTTTGCTACAAAACCCTCTTATGATGGGAAAGGTTATGGTAGTAAACTTTTAAATTATGTCGAAGAAACATTCTTACGAGATACACTTAAAGCACCTGCAGTAACTTTAGGTACCTCTGCACGTAAACATCCATGGTTATTAGATATTTATAAAAAACGTGGTTATGAAGTATACGCGGAGCATGAAAGCGATGATGGTGATTTAGGAGTAATCATGCGTAAAGTGTTAATACCTGAAAGATTTGATGAAGAAGTTTTAGGTATGCCACCTTTTCATTAA
- a CDS encoding formate/nitrite transporter family protein — translation MIDNNKSIKDTYMSNETIENINNQVQMKEVMFNQTPGRYALKSVMSGFLLAIVTVFMLAIKTQFAGTNEGLVNLMGAISFSLALVLIVLTHSELLTSNFMYLTVGWYYKIIGMNKAFGIMLVCFFFNIIGGFILFGLMKFTPIMTTEMVHSLTEMVNGKTVDATWYAILAKAIFCNFFINIGIYVSIQFKDGLSRAFFIACGVVVFVFMGYEHVVFNAGLYSGMVFYDFDAVAWLHVLKNIVFAFIGNYIGGGIFVGLVYAYLNGRRDSLSN, via the coding sequence ATGATAGATAATAACAAGTCTATAAAAGATACATATATGTCGAATGAAACTATTGAAAACATAAACAACCAAGTACAAATGAAAGAAGTTATGTTTAACCAGACACCAGGGCGTTATGCACTTAAATCTGTTATGTCAGGATTTTTGTTAGCTATTGTTACAGTATTTATGCTAGCTATCAAGACGCAGTTTGCTGGAACAAATGAAGGTTTAGTTAATTTAATGGGGGCAATTTCTTTTAGTTTAGCATTAGTCTTAATTGTATTAACACATTCTGAATTATTAACGAGTAATTTTATGTATTTAACTGTCGGTTGGTATTATAAAATTATTGGGATGAATAAAGCATTTGGAATTATGCTTGTCTGTTTCTTCTTTAACATTATAGGTGGTTTTATACTATTTGGATTAATGAAATTCACACCTATTATGACAACAGAAATGGTTCACAGTTTAACTGAAATGGTTAATGGAAAAACAGTTGATGCGACGTGGTACGCTATTTTAGCGAAAGCTATTTTTTGTAATTTCTTTATTAATATTGGTATTTACGTATCAATTCAATTTAAGGATGGTTTATCTAGAGCATTCTTTATTGCTTGTGGGGTAGTTGTTTTTGTATTTATGGGCTATGAACATGTTGTATTTAATGCTGGATTGTACTCAGGTATGGTTTTTTATGATTTTGACGCCGTGGCGTGGTTACACGTATTGAAAAATATTGTGTTCGCATTTATTGGTAACTATATTGGTGGTGGTATTTTTGTTGGGCTTGTATATGCATATTTAAATGGTAGAAGAGATAGTTTGAGCAATTAA
- a CDS encoding sirohydrochlorin chelatase yields the protein MAENILVIHGMRKGKQNNIIYEFVKQLMMSKHRHVYIAFLECETRNLKVVMSNLIRQGYFEFNIIPLLLFPAKHYLHDIPSVLKSLKSDHPYIRSNIAQPLGTHRKLPNIINRRIANTLVSAGHVNRIILIAHGSSYYKEPDYALKKLMNDCNGFNTPIQMMTVYGDYSYQLHLEQYLNKGESILIVPVFLYNGFLVNKIKKEISQLNIASRVYYSDVINFNNELLAIIEDRIQEIEELANVSYST from the coding sequence ATGGCTGAAAATATTTTAGTAATACATGGCATGCGAAAAGGTAAACAAAACAACATAATTTATGAATTTGTAAAACAATTGATGATGTCAAAACACAGACATGTATATATTGCATTTTTAGAGTGTGAAACGCGCAATTTGAAAGTTGTCATGAGCAATTTAATACGACAAGGATATTTTGAATTTAATATCATTCCTCTGTTGTTGTTTCCGGCAAAACATTATTTACATGATATACCATCAGTTTTGAAATCCTTGAAAAGCGACCATCCTTATATTAGAAGCAATATTGCACAACCATTGGGCACACATAGAAAACTGCCGAACATTATTAACAGGCGGATTGCTAATACTTTAGTATCAGCAGGTCATGTAAACAGAATTATTTTGATTGCACATGGAAGTTCTTATTATAAAGAACCAGATTACGCGTTAAAAAAATTAATGAACGATTGTAATGGCTTTAATACACCAATACAGATGATGACAGTGTATGGCGACTATAGCTATCAATTGCACTTAGAACAGTATTTAAATAAAGGTGAAAGTATATTGATTGTGCCAGTTTTTCTTTATAACGGCTTTTTAGTAAATAAAATAAAAAAAGAAATTAGCCAATTAAATATAGCGTCGCGTGTTTATTATAGCGATGTGATTAATTTTAATAATGAGCTTTTAGCAATAATAGAAGACAGAATACAAGAAATTGAGGAATTAGCAAATGTATCCTATTCAACTTAA
- the nirB gene encoding nitrite reductase large subunit NirB, producing MTKKKLVMIGNGMAGLRTIEEVLERDAEKYEITIIGKEPYPNYNRIMLSNILQKKMTVEETIMNSYDWYKENHIQLVTGDTVVEVNRALKYVTTKAGCKFEYDVCIFATGSKAFVLPITGSTLPSVIGWRTIEDTERMIEIAQSKKNAIVIGGGLLGLECARGLMDQGMEVTVVHLAEWLMEMQLDKKAGELLKEDLEAQGMNFKLQASTSAILGDEDVTGIELSDGTTLEADLVVMAIGIRPFTEVAKESGLEVNRGIQVNDYMQTNDSAIFAVGECAEHDGKVYGLVAPLYEQGKVLADYLTGRSTEGYKGSTTFTSLKVSGCDLYSAGHIIEDKDVRGIEIFDSQQKHYKKVFLKENVIVGSVLYGDIEDGPRFFNMMKKSELLDDYTMVSLLHKGGESSGLSIEDMADDETICGCNGVSKGSIVEAIKTNGLTNVEEVTKTTKAGNSCGKCKGQIGQILEFTLGDDFIAAKPTGICACTDLTRDQIVTQIRAKQLKTSEDVRNQLNFKDKDGCPKCRPALNYYLNMVYPFDHEDEIASRFANERYHANIQKDGTFSVIPQMRGGVTDADQLIRLGEVAKKYNVPLVKVTGSQRIGLYGIRKELLPQVWEDLEMRSASAYGKKTRSVKSCVGKSFCRFGTQHTTQLGIRLEKTFEYIDTPHKFKMGVSGCPRSCVESGVKDFGVIGVENGFQIYIGGNGGTEVTVGQQLTTVETEDEVILLCGALMQYYRETANYAERTAPWLDRLGFENVQTVLLDPEKQQKLFDRIMDAKAAVHSEPWRQIVDNEFAQSIFEVEEVKV from the coding sequence ATGACTAAGAAAAAATTAGTAATGATCGGTAATGGTATGGCAGGGTTACGTACGATAGAAGAAGTATTAGAACGGGATGCAGAAAAGTATGAAATAACAATAATTGGCAAAGAACCCTACCCTAACTATAACCGAATCATGTTGTCGAATATTTTACAAAAGAAAATGACAGTGGAAGAAACTATTATGAATAGCTACGATTGGTATAAAGAAAATCATATACAACTTGTTACCGGTGATACTGTTGTAGAAGTTAATCGTGCATTAAAATATGTAACAACAAAAGCGGGATGTAAATTTGAATATGATGTATGTATATTTGCTACTGGTTCAAAAGCATTTGTATTACCAATAACTGGTTCAACATTACCAAGTGTAATTGGTTGGCGTACTATTGAAGATACTGAACGTATGATTGAAATAGCGCAATCCAAAAAAAACGCAATTGTGATTGGTGGAGGATTACTCGGGTTAGAATGTGCGAGAGGATTAATGGATCAAGGCATGGAGGTTACTGTTGTTCACTTAGCGGAGTGGTTAATGGAAATGCAACTTGATAAAAAAGCAGGAGAACTTTTAAAAGAAGATTTAGAAGCACAAGGTATGAACTTTAAATTACAAGCAAGTACAAGTGCCATACTTGGTGATGAAGATGTGACAGGTATTGAACTATCAGATGGGACAACGTTGGAAGCGGACTTAGTAGTTATGGCTATCGGGATAAGACCATTTACGGAAGTTGCTAAAGAAAGTGGGCTTGAGGTAAATAGAGGTATTCAGGTAAATGATTATATGCAAACTAATGACTCAGCTATTTTCGCTGTAGGTGAGTGTGCAGAACATGATGGAAAAGTATATGGATTAGTCGCTCCTTTATACGAACAAGGAAAAGTTCTAGCTGATTATTTAACAGGACGTAGTACGGAAGGTTACAAAGGTTCTACAACATTTACTTCATTAAAAGTTTCAGGTTGTGATTTGTATAGTGCTGGACATATTATTGAAGATAAAGATGTTAGAGGTATTGAAATTTTTGATAGTCAACAAAAACATTATAAAAAAGTGTTTTTAAAAGAGAATGTAATTGTGGGTTCAGTATTATATGGTGACATTGAAGATGGACCACGTTTCTTTAACATGATGAAAAAATCAGAATTACTTGATGATTATACGATGGTATCGCTACTACATAAAGGTGGTGAGTCATCAGGACTTAGTATTGAAGATATGGCTGACGACGAAACAATCTGTGGTTGTAATGGTGTATCAAAAGGTTCGATTGTAGAAGCCATCAAAACAAACGGACTAACAAATGTGGAAGAAGTCACAAAGACGACAAAAGCTGGTAACTCATGTGGTAAATGTAAAGGACAAATTGGTCAAATATTAGAGTTTACATTAGGTGATGACTTCATTGCTGCTAAGCCTACAGGTATCTGTGCATGTACTGATTTAACACGTGATCAAATTGTGACGCAAATAAGAGCAAAACAATTAAAAACGTCTGAAGACGTGAGAAATCAATTAAACTTTAAAGATAAAGATGGATGTCCTAAATGTAGACCAGCATTAAATTACTATTTAAATATGGTATATCCATTTGATCATGAAGATGAAATTGCTTCAAGATTTGCTAATGAACGTTATCATGCAAATATTCAAAAAGATGGTACTTTTTCTGTAATTCCACAAATGCGTGGTGGTGTTACAGATGCAGATCAATTAATTAGATTAGGGGAAGTAGCTAAAAAATATAACGTACCATTAGTGAAAGTAACAGGGTCTCAACGTATCGGCTTATACGGTATAAGAAAAGAGTTGTTGCCACAAGTCTGGGAAGATTTAGAGATGCGTTCTGCTTCTGCATATGGTAAAAAGACACGTTCAGTTAAAAGTTGTGTAGGAAAATCATTTTGTCGATTTGGTACACAACATACAACACAACTAGGAATCAGGTTAGAAAAAACATTTGAGTATATAGATACACCGCATAAGTTTAAAATGGGCGTGTCTGGTTGTCCAAGAAGCTGCGTAGAATCAGGTGTGAAGGACTTTGGTGTCATTGGTGTGGAAAACGGTTTTCAAATATATATCGGTGGTAACGGTGGAACAGAAGTAACCGTTGGACAGCAATTAACTACTGTAGAAACTGAAGATGAAGTGATTTTATTATGTGGTGCATTGATGCAATATTATAGAGAAACTGCAAATTATGCTGAGCGTACTGCGCCTTGGTTAGACAGACTGGGCTTTGAAAATGTACAAACAGTACTATTAGATCCAGAAAAACAACAAAAATTATTTGATCGTATTATGGATGCTAAAGCAGCAGTCCACAGTGAACCGTGGAGACAGATTGTAGATAATGAATTTGCACAAAGTATATTTGAAGTGGAGGAAGTGAAAGTATGA